In the Triticum aestivum cultivar Chinese Spring chromosome 2B, IWGSC CS RefSeq v2.1, whole genome shotgun sequence genome, GCGCACTTTCCCATTTTACCCTCGCGTCGCTCGTCGCTCTCCACTCACTTGTCGCCCTCCACTCACTTGTCGCTCTCGTcgccctctctcctccccttcgcCTCTCTTCTGCCACCACCTCAACCACTTCGCTGGCCACCACCTCACCCACCTCATCGGCCACCACCACGACGGCCAGGAGGCCACCATCTCTCCCCGTCGCCGCCATCTTTCTTCCGCCTCCACTCACACCCGTCGTCCACTCGCACCTCGCTCCACTCACACCCCGCATCCGAGATCGAAGTTTAGATTTTGCTCCGGCGGCGAGCTTCTTGGCGATGGAGGCGCCGGATCCGCGTGCGCCTGCTCTGGATCTGGCGACGGAGGCGATTGATGCGACATCTGGAGTACACATGGGCGGCGGCCTGCTCCCCGCCGCGGCATGGAGGGCGAGGGCACGGTGTGGCGCCGAGGGCGAGCCTGGTGGCAGCGCGGACGTCGACCGAGGAGGCGGTGTACGAGCTGCGGCAGGCCGCGCTGGTGGAGGACCTGTAGGGGCGGCGGGCGCGGGAGGCCGAGATGGGCAGGCGCCGCGAGTGGCGGGACGAGCAGCTGCCAGCTGGAGCAGGAGGGCGACACCGAGCTCGGCTGGGGCCTCCCGTGCGATGCCTACGACAGTTGCGGCGAGGTCTGCGCCGAGTACGCCACCTTCTACCTCGGTGAGCCCAGCACTCCCCGTCGTCAATCACTACTCTGCAACTGCTAACAGTAGCTAAACATCTCAACATATTCAGTCTAAAATTGCAAAGAGTAATTTAGCGTAGGATCAACTGCTCCcacttatttgcaaaaaaaaattaacTACTCCCACTACCTAAGCAGCAGCTCTTCTGCTCCAGAATCCTCAAGAGAGGATGACTATTTATTCAGGCAACCACCCTAAGCTACTGTAGATATCTGAATATTTCGCTACTGCAAATGGAGTACTCTAAGTATGAAATGTTTGTTGTTGTAGTACTCCAACTAGCCTTAAGCTATATGAAGTCTAACCAACAACTGTAGTGCTCCAGCCTGAAGCTATTCTGTAGGCCTGAAACTATTAAATTTTGTTTCCTTGGCAAAATATTCAGTTTACAAAATTTTGCAAATTCTATAATTTTGCAGTACTGTTTTGATTGCAGTAGATTTTCAGTAGCTTGTTAACTTGTTAACTTGCTGATGCTTTCTTAATTTTGTTAATTCTGTGCAGTTGCTCCACTGAAAATTCTTAGTGTATCTTATGTTTAGTGTTAATTCTTTGCAGCTACTCCACTGAACTACAGTACTGAAGTACTACTTGAACTACTACAGTATTGCTTCCAATTACTGGAGTAGCAAGTGCAGCAGTTGTGTACTGCTCTTGTCTAGCAGTGTAGGAATTTAGTGTTCTTCTCCTCTTGTTCAGTAGTGTAAATGATCATGATCAACATTGATACATTTCTTAACTGATTTACTCCATATTGTCTGCATTGATGCTTTCTTCAAATTTATGAGGAATTAAGATGCATCACTAAATTAACTGAAACATTTTTTGTTAATTAAGATGCATCATTAAGCAACAGGAGTACTCATTTGTACTGTATGTGTGTACTCATTTAGCTGGAGCACATGAGCAGTGTACTCAGAAGTAATCTTGCATTTTGTTGATCTGTTTTGTAGCCAACTTCGTAAGAAGATGTTCAGAGACCCATGTAGAATGATGTTCATGTTACTCCTATAGACAAAGACTGATGTAGACATGAAGTAGTAATAGAGACCCACGTACTCCTTGTATTCATGTGTGTAGTAAGAAGCATGTAGTGCACCTTGCCCGCTGCTCTTTTCTTTGCTTTACCTCAGGATAACACACCATTGTGAATAATACAACAGCCACTATGAAACTGGAAGCACATTTTCTTTTCTTGGCTATGACTGTAAATTGAAAGTGCCATTGCTAACTATCCAAAGCCAACCATGTTTAAAGAACAAGTGCAGGCTTAACATACAATCAAAGCAAGCCATATTTGGATGCCAGATGTAAAATGTGGGCTGTAGGCTGCACACTGGACTTGTTGCAGCACATACACTTACCTCCTTTATTTCATTTAACTCCTGAATTTCAAATTCTAGTGATTCCTCAAATTTTGTTGTACTGTTTAACTGGATCAATCATGTGCAGTTAGTTTCTGTAATTTGAGGTGAGGAGTACCTGCCTGGAGTGTTGTGTGTGGCGAGGACCAGGCGGGGGCGCAACGAGGATCAGGCTGGGCAGCGGGGCGGAGACCAAGCTAGGGCGGCGGCAATGGGGCGGAGGAGGAGGTTGGGCCTGCTGCTAGCGACGGGGATGAGCAGCTGGACGACAGGGGGAGCCTGGCGGAGGGtccttgatgcggagcatcctatggacatcaccatgtcaagagtccatttggcaagtgacacgtgccacatctacttcatgcatacaaaggtgaatcatctcctttacacgtgttcacttgtacctttcgaggatggtatactacttgacattccTTTCGTGTGCATTCATAGGTATTGTCGGATCTTCAAACATAGCGAGGACGAGTTCATGcggaagagaacatctacaccatccaagagggaagcctggaagcggagaaggaagcgccaagaagaaggcagcagctcccaggcgCCCCCCTGTGCATGGGCCCCTTCGACCCCatgcccacgggcctcccaggctggcggtcctgaagaccccgtgcacacgggcgtGTACCGTACCtacgggacccccgtgtccacgggcctcacggaccccgtgcgcacgggcccttgcGTCCGGTCCCTGGATACctcgtgcgcacgggctccacttaccccgtgcacacgggccccctGTGTGATGCTGCGGGCTTTGCCCTTGTTTTACCATTTCGCCCCCACCTATTCCCCTCTTTGCCTAGGACTATATATACTCGttcatctcctccatttagacttagctaagatgagatctaaacactagagcttagctcatgtacctccccttgtgggattccactccattggagttcaagacctccattggagaagatccctagtggatgaagacccccttgagggaaggatctatctagatcatcaatccctcatctccttcataggatttgggatgaactctaccatgtatgttatttccctttgttgttcatgtaccttgtggatcttatgtgtttgattgtctagtggatttgtgatttgacttgttcttgagtgttcctcttgttttccctcctttgttcatcttgttcttgggaattccacctccaattcatgaaagatctctccatagggttccaccctacatcatatggtatcatgagccatggttgatcacgaaattggagcccctaccccgtgttttctagcttgattttgttgttttcgtcctaaatccgaaaatccccaccaaaaatagcccccaaaatttttgtgatttgttggtttggtgatgttttgttggatttgatccatggatttgcttggttttaagtggatctagccttcccccatcttttccccaccATCCATCCCCAAAATCTCCCCATTTTTGCCCTAGAAATCTTCAATTTCCGCCTCAAAATCGCGAAATTTCTGCCCACCCCGTGCCCATGGAccccagaccccgtgcgcacgggcccccgaaaagtctctggacaccccgtgcccacgggcttgtaccgtgcgcacgggaccccgtgcccacgggcttgtaccgtgcgcacgggaccccgtgcccacgggctcctACCCCNNNNNNNNNNNNNNNNNNNNNNNNNNNNNNNNNNNNNNNNNNNNNNNNNNNNNNNNNNNNNNNNNNNNNNNNNNNNNNNNNNNNNNNNNNNNNNNNNNNNNNNNNNNNNNNNNNNNNNNNNNNNNNNNNNNNNNNNNNNNNNNNNNNNNNNNNNNNNNNNNNNNNNNNNNNNNNNNNNNNNNNNNNNNNNNNNNNNNNNNNNNNNNNNNNNNNNNNNNNNNNNNNNNNNNNNNNNNNNNNNNNNNNNNNNNNNNNNNNNNNNNNNNNNNNNNNNNNNNNNNNNNNNNNNNNNNNNNNNNNNNNNNNNNNNNNNNNNNNNNNNNNNNNNNNNNNNNNNNNNNNNNNNNNNNNNNNNNNNNNNCAGTTTtgcccataacttccacatccggagcctgattttcgcgttctttagcttgttgagtagctattgaTATCCCCCATCCACCTAAATAGGTTCCCACACCATTTGACTCCACCAAAATTTCGGCATTTTGGCAAgattgcctaggccctccaccatagcatccgctacaccaccatcgactttcgcaacctaacccatcttgatccccttagcattagtggttgcttgagtagtgatttgagtctcctaaggtgtttcggctacttagggacatttgcttcttcacaaaccaccaccacttccacattgccATTTCCActtccaccatttgacatttgtcatttgagattttgagtttgcggtttttaccgtttcctatggtgtttcggctacttagggatgggtctacatcatcttggtatctatatcaagaacaccgccactcatcatcgtaaaggacggtaacctcgacgacaccattgtatatttcccttgcaattgcattgttaacccctagcccattttgtgttacttgcctatcgagactagccatttgattattgccggcaacgttacttgtgcacattagtgatcatacttcccatatcatacataccatctcatcgtggtgcatatattggtatcatatctcgtgtcacaagtttgttcccgcatatactcaattgctatcttggtttgtgcattgtgcaaattggccatagaaaaaaaagaaataaagcttttaagcaaaagaaagagtgcaaagaagcttgtaagcaagtgccatagcatcataccccattgcacataagattgtcatatccgatcatcttggatcatcttgagagaaacaccaggaaccatacatacatagcatacttgggataaaagtttatccattttgcatcttataggttgtgcacaagtgtcgtatccgcctattgagcaatcatgctagcatctctcttgagttgtgaaacacgagcgttttctgtggactccacattttgtgctcattccttggttgcacgaccccatttatctatccgtgtgtgtgtttccgtgtaccacattttctattggtctacttatttcacttgcgaatttgtgaatcttttccaacattattgactcttgctaacattttgcatcaaatttttgtgccactatcctcaccgagctctaccataagctttacttgataggtgtgagtgaacaagtccggtaccaattccactattctttcatttcacattgagtgatacaagatacatcctcaactttgggaaaaggtagttTGGTATtctttatctcatttcctactcacctttgctcgagtcttatgatggataggcaaggcatttccctccggtctacgacaacaacgacggcgtgaacaactacatcacaaaAGCGTCCATCTTCAATCTACAATGACAAATGCatggcgcacaatcaagattgcgagagcgcatcgagaacatctccattgacattcgtcactccgaagcaaggaaaagggactacatcgacaagaagctttccgtacataaagaggagcaagatgcaaggatggaggagattagaaccttgatcaagtcttcttccccttcgtcatcttcaaggcggcgacgttcaagccacaagtcttcggagcgcaaaaaagatgcaagtgcaaatcgtcctcgtccacatctacatggcgaccaccatcacgttcgtgatcaacatcatcatgaagggcaagtcacatccaagcatcatgtgcacgacgacaacGAACGAAATCTACTACGAGATCAAGCACGGcaatgacatcatcatcatgaagatgctccacaagagcaaatgcacaagtcccaacaagccctacttcatgccaagtccaagcttcaataGCACACAAGAAGACCgagagacgaccaccaccaagacggcgctacggctacaccaaccactttggcatcttcgccaagtgctatcaaggcatcttcggccttcatccatgacgagagtgatgatgtgccatcttcggtcttcatccacgacgacgatgacgagatggttgagcatgggattttccctttgaccacggcgacgtatgatgacttgagtgacttttgccaccatattgagagtgagagtgacttcagcactagccccatatatgacgagttgccccactttccatgtgaggagagccaccaccacatgagtgacatgagtgactccaccatatgtgacattgagagcattccccatgagaggatgagtgtgaccaccactagccccacacatgagagcatgccacacatcctatgtgaggttgagcaccATTTGAGTGACTctaccaaccatatgagtgagagcatccttgagggagtgagtgagccacaacacttagtgagtgaggtagttgacacggcatgtgaggccaccatgatttctaatgacttaacctctactcctagtgtgttttcttctttggtgctaggtctcctacatgacggcatgcctatcctcgatgagtccatccctccaatggacaAAAATGATgtccatggtggacgatgatgcaccccccacatggttccatcaagatgaagatgacaacgagacgatcttcaacacctcacctacaacacatgagcgacgctccaaaggtaacataggtgatggtgcttctcttgtcccactagtggacgctCTTGACAATGATTGCTCCCATGAcgttgacccacctattaccatgcttcatgctagtgaaactttttcatgccttgacttacctatttatgatgaatatgttgatgagcatgttgagttgcctagttgtgatgctatgctccataggatatcatgtgaaaattcttttggtcacatcatgtttgataatccattgaacttgtcatatgctatgagtgagatctcccatattgcatctttACAATggcaacatagtaactatgcatgccccattaaaataaatcccatttgcacttatggcatagatgacgagatgatggtcattggcttttgcttttcatgtgatgatattgccatgcttcctttacatgatttgcgcaattcatctactatgccatgacatgatcacattgcaccacatatgctttgttttggatgttatcaatattctccacgtgatgttgctactcatgctcatgaggagacccccatagtttcctcatacccattaggagattttgatccatcctatgattt is a window encoding:
- the LOC123043651 gene encoding uncharacterized protein isoform X2 encodes the protein MEAPDPRAPALDLATEAIDATSGVHMGGGLLPAAAWRARARCGAEGEPGGSADVDRGGGVRAAAGRAGGGPVGAAGAGGRDGQAPRVAGRAAASWSRRATPSSAGASRAMPTTVAARSAPSTPPSTSLLH
- the LOC123043651 gene encoding uncharacterized protein isoform X1, translated to MEAPDPRAPALDLATEAIDATSGVHMGGGLLPAAAWRARARCGAEGEPGGSADVDRGGGVRAAAGRAGGGPVGAAGAGGRDGQAPRVAGRAAASWSRRATPSSAGASRAMPTTVAARSAPSTPPSTSLVSVI